The following are encoded in a window of Staphylococcus piscifermentans genomic DNA:
- a CDS encoding carbon-nitrogen family hydrolase yields the protein MKIQLFQFNIQPAETKANQKKIEALFSEQLDSDTEIAVIPEMWNNSYALDKLEQLADQDLQENFPFIQKLSQQYNVTIVAGSVSNSRNQQVYNTAFTVSNTGELLYQYDKIHLVPMLDEHLFLNGGQEVPYAFQLTPNVKASQIICYDLRFPEIARHPAVNGADILFYVAEWPKARLNHWRTLLQSRAIENDSFVVACNSCGFEKDGGTEYAGHSMVITPNGEILAEAGEQEETLTVDINLAEVTKQRENIPVFENRKPSLYKYDN from the coding sequence ATGAAAATTCAACTTTTCCAATTCAATATTCAACCTGCAGAGACAAAAGCCAATCAGAAAAAAATTGAAGCTCTGTTTTCAGAGCAATTAGACTCAGATACAGAAATCGCAGTCATACCCGAAATGTGGAATAACAGTTACGCTTTAGATAAATTGGAACAATTAGCAGATCAAGATTTACAAGAGAACTTTCCTTTTATCCAGAAATTAAGTCAGCAATACAATGTCACAATTGTTGCGGGATCAGTTTCAAATAGCAGAAACCAACAAGTCTATAACACCGCATTTACAGTCAGTAATACAGGAGAACTTCTTTATCAATATGATAAAATTCATCTTGTGCCGATGCTAGATGAACATCTTTTCTTAAACGGCGGACAAGAAGTCCCCTATGCTTTTCAGCTGACTCCAAATGTCAAAGCATCTCAAATTATTTGTTACGATTTAAGATTTCCTGAAATCGCGAGACATCCCGCAGTTAATGGAGCGGATATTCTCTTCTATGTAGCAGAGTGGCCTAAAGCTCGTTTAAATCATTGGAGAACGTTATTACAAAGTAGAGCCATTGAGAATGACAGCTTCGTCGTTGCTTGCAATAGTTGTGGGTTTGAAAAAGACGGCGGAACAGAATATGCAGGTCATTCTATGGTAATCACTCCGAATGGTGAAATACTAGCAGAGGCTGGCGAACAAGAAGAAACTTTAACAGTGGATATTAATCTAGCTGAAGTAACAAAACAACGTGAAAATATTCCAGTGTTCGAAAATCGTAAGCCTTCCCTTTATAAATATGATAATTAA
- a CDS encoding SE1626 family protein encodes MKHLTKIFVVIALLCFAVSIYFQTAHQEGSGIKLMLAAIMFMICAFISRNNDRRKRERDKFNKK; translated from the coding sequence ATGAAACATTTAACAAAAATCTTCGTTGTTATTGCGTTGCTATGTTTTGCGGTAAGTATCTATTTTCAAACGGCCCATCAGGAAGGTTCGGGCATCAAATTAATGCTTGCAGCAATTATGTTTATGATTTGCGCTTTTATTAGTCGCAATAACGATAGAAGAAAAAGGGAAAGAGATAAGTTCAATAAAAAGTAA
- the pmtA gene encoding phenol-soluble modulin export ABC transporter ATP-binding protein PmtA: MNQNAIDVKHLTYQTSNFELSDISFHVPKGYVTGFIGSNGAGKTTLIRLIMNLLSPDSGTIHMLGAKMPNFEKEIKEKIGFIYSELYLNEKWNITKCEKIFSLMYSTWDKALFEKYIAKFQLPLNKKIKTFSTGMKMKLSFAIAFSHHAELYILDEPTAGLDPVTRNEVLEIIQDELINEKKSVFFSTHIISDIEKIADHLVYLKNGEIIFDEQKHILLNKYQVIRGNIEDLDEELMSYIINLKIKQTGYEGLTREAEAFKELFGNRVVIKQPSIEELMVNIEQSGLDTIKLGDIL, from the coding sequence ATGAATCAAAACGCCATTGACGTAAAGCATCTTACATATCAGACTAGCAACTTTGAACTTAGTGATATTTCATTTCACGTGCCAAAAGGTTATGTCACTGGTTTTATTGGTTCAAATGGTGCAGGGAAGACAACATTGATTCGTTTGATTATGAATCTTCTTTCACCTGACTCCGGTACTATTCATATGCTGGGCGCAAAAATGCCGAACTTTGAAAAAGAAATCAAAGAAAAAATAGGCTTTATCTATTCAGAGTTATATTTAAATGAAAAATGGAATATTACGAAGTGCGAAAAAATCTTTAGTCTGATGTACAGCACTTGGGATAAAGCATTATTTGAAAAATATATCGCAAAATTTCAACTACCTTTAAATAAGAAAATCAAGACTTTTTCTACAGGAATGAAGATGAAACTCTCATTTGCGATTGCTTTCAGTCATCATGCAGAACTCTATATACTAGATGAACCGACAGCGGGTTTAGATCCAGTAACTCGTAATGAAGTGCTTGAAATTATTCAAGATGAATTAATAAATGAGAAAAAATCGGTTTTCTTTTCTACACATATTATCTCAGATATTGAAAAAATAGCAGATCATCTTGTTTATCTTAAGAACGGTGAAATTATCTTTGATGAACAAAAACATATTTTATTGAATAAATATCAAGTTATACGTGGGAATATCGAAGACCTTGATGAAGAACTAATGAGTTATATTATCAATTTGAAAATAAAGCAAACAGGTTATGAAGGTTTAACTAGAGAAGCAGAAGCATTTAAAGAATTATTCGGTAATCGAGTAGTAATTAAGCAACCTAGCATTGAAGAATTAATGGTGAATATCGAACAAAGTGGATTAGATACGATTAAATTAGGTGATATTCTATGA
- a CDS encoding threonine aldolase family protein, with the protein MISFENDYLEGAHEKVLEKIVETNYIQEPGYGNDSFSKEAIAKIKEVIDQPDASVYFLSGGTQTNQVVIDAVLKKYEGVIGADTSHINVHEAGAIEFSGHKVLTLPSKKGKITAAQVQKYINDLYEDSNYTHMVTPGMVYITYPTEYGTLYTKSELEALSRICKSFNIPLYIDGARLGYGLVSADADIDIKDIARLADIFYIGGTKIGALCGEAIVFSHQYKPQHFNTVIKQHGALLAKSRLVGVQFSTLFTNNLYFDISIHAVKMAMKIKKAFVNKGYQLYIDSPTNQQFFLIDNHTITELSKKVKFTCWEKYDEEHKIVRFATSWATREKDIDFLIEQI; encoded by the coding sequence ATGATTTCATTTGAGAATGACTATTTAGAAGGCGCACATGAAAAGGTTTTAGAAAAAATTGTCGAAACGAACTACATACAAGAACCAGGCTACGGTAACGATTCATTCAGTAAAGAAGCTATTGCAAAAATTAAAGAAGTAATTGATCAACCAGATGCATCTGTGTATTTTTTAAGCGGCGGCACACAAACAAACCAAGTAGTTATCGATGCGGTTTTAAAGAAATATGAGGGTGTAATCGGAGCAGATACAAGCCATATCAATGTACATGAGGCAGGTGCAATTGAGTTTTCAGGACATAAAGTACTTACACTCCCATCTAAAAAAGGAAAAATCACGGCAGCTCAAGTACAAAAATATATCAACGACTTGTATGAAGACTCTAACTACACACATATGGTCACGCCGGGGATGGTTTACATTACTTATCCAACAGAATACGGCACACTCTATACAAAATCAGAACTTGAGGCATTATCTCGCATTTGTAAGAGCTTCAACATTCCTCTTTATATCGATGGTGCACGTTTAGGTTATGGTTTGGTAAGTGCTGACGCTGATATAGATATTAAAGATATAGCTCGCTTAGCAGATATATTTTACATAGGCGGCACTAAAATTGGGGCATTGTGCGGAGAAGCCATTGTATTTTCTCATCAATACAAACCTCAACATTTCAATACTGTTATCAAACAACATGGTGCACTATTGGCAAAAAGCAGACTTGTGGGTGTGCAGTTTTCAACTTTATTTACGAACAACTTATACTTTGATATCAGCATTCATGCTGTAAAAATGGCGATGAAGATTAAAAAGGCTTTTGTAAATAAGGGTTATCAATTATATATAGATTCCCCTACTAATCAACAGTTTTTCTTAATTGATAATCATACAATTACTGAACTCAGCAAAAAAGTAAAATTTACGTGCTGGGAAAAATATGATGAGGAGCACAAAATTGTACGCTTCGCTACAAGTTGGGCTACACGTGAAAAAGATATAGATTTTCTTATAGAACAGATTTAA
- a CDS encoding SdrH family protein produces the protein MKNKIIKNLSISVAAIGFLFPFAHLNASAAEAQNNNEVPQVNMTTEDNNDVSRQNSSQNSQHTQNQDVQPPNKPEINNDASDPATNVPKQDENNNPASTADDDRTPNKEEASHPNSSGAQETSNNETNGNQTQNSNNPSEKTDENAAGPKPNTNTNNASTNNENNSAGKSSEGHQPDESKSPANNTKDENAGEPNHPNASSNGQGNGNTHPTNTGEHNETTKPNQQPGKSEGNSSNVDPNDGKGGSGSHSTHVKNDGSEKEGTGTAQPNKGTEQPESPNKPKQPHPPKGNQNPKVPSQNHQTPTPRPQPDWNKNSQQTTNTTGRKENNQYKEKGGNAKSPNNSNKIPTRNWDSYPFPKTSGTTEQQNEKSTSRNSWKGNLYNNLTQSPTQQKASDERIHKASQYLVPFTTMNLAGNRFGHIVTGSFKYNPFVINQVSRMSEDSKTTEGDIHSALEHQNFASNRDLNNLQESTGYFKYQFFNPADAQQYYDNLDVQVLGLITGDIGSMPDLKRTKKSANFEVGSTNNAKDYSEKIDNTQKEEKETKTESENTEKSHPRLIATLLATFGAAFIWFIILMFIHRRNDDNQEKED, from the coding sequence ATGAAAAATAAAATTATAAAAAATCTATCAATTTCAGTAGCAGCAATTGGATTTCTTTTCCCATTTGCACATCTTAATGCTTCAGCTGCAGAAGCTCAAAATAATAATGAAGTTCCGCAAGTTAATATGACGACAGAGGATAATAATGATGTATCACGACAAAATTCGAGTCAAAATAGCCAACATACACAGAATCAAGATGTTCAACCTCCAAACAAGCCAGAAATAAATAATGACGCATCTGATCCAGCAACTAATGTACCAAAACAAGACGAAAATAATAACCCAGCAAGCACAGCCGATGATGATCGTACTCCAAACAAAGAGGAAGCGTCACATCCAAATTCTTCAGGTGCTCAAGAAACATCAAATAACGAAACAAACGGAAATCAAACACAAAATTCTAATAACCCTTCTGAAAAAACAGATGAGAATGCAGCAGGTCCAAAACCTAATACCAATACGAATAATGCATCAACTAATAACGAGAACAATAGTGCAGGTAAAAGTTCTGAAGGGCATCAACCTGATGAATCAAAATCTCCTGCAAATAATACTAAAGATGAAAATGCTGGAGAACCTAATCACCCGAATGCGTCTTCCAATGGACAAGGAAATGGAAATACGCATCCTACAAACACTGGAGAACACAATGAAACCACAAAACCGAATCAACAGCCGGGCAAAAGTGAGGGGAATTCATCCAATGTAGACCCGAATGACGGTAAAGGTGGTAGCGGCAGTCACTCAACGCATGTTAAGAATGATGGTTCTGAAAAAGAGGGCACAGGAACTGCCCAACCAAATAAAGGTACTGAACAACCAGAATCACCGAACAAGCCTAAACAACCCCACCCACCAAAAGGGAATCAAAATCCGAAAGTACCATCTCAGAATCATCAAACACCAACGCCTCGTCCTCAACCTGACTGGAATAAGAATAGCCAGCAAACTACAAATACAACTGGCAGAAAAGAAAACAATCAATATAAAGAAAAGGGTGGAAATGCAAAATCACCGAATAATTCTAATAAAATTCCAACTAGAAATTGGGATAGCTATCCTTTTCCAAAAACGAGCGGAACAACTGAACAGCAAAATGAAAAGAGTACGAGTCGCAATTCATGGAAAGGCAACTTATATAATAACTTGACTCAGTCTCCAACTCAGCAAAAAGCATCTGATGAGAGAATCCATAAGGCCAGTCAATATCTAGTGCCTTTTACCACTATGAACTTAGCAGGCAATCGCTTTGGACATATCGTAACGGGATCCTTTAAATATAATCCGTTTGTAATCAATCAAGTGAGCCGCATGAGTGAAGATAGTAAAACCACTGAAGGCGATATTCATAGTGCTTTAGAACATCAAAATTTTGCGAGTAATAGGGATTTAAATAACCTTCAAGAAAGTACTGGTTATTTTAAATATCAATTTTTCAATCCTGCAGATGCCCAACAATATTACGATAATCTAGATGTGCAAGTATTAGGCTTGATTACTGGAGATATTGGTTCAATGCCTGATTTAAAACGTACTAAGAAAAGTGCTAATTTCGAAGTAGGGTCAACTAACAATGCTAAAGATTACTCAGAAAAAATTGATAACACTCAAAAAGAGGAAAAAGAAACTAAAACAGAAAGTGAAAATACTGAAAAAAGTCACCCTCGTCTAATCGCTACATTGTTAGCAACATTCGGAGCAGCGTTTATATGGTTTATTATTTTAATGTTTATTCATCGCAGAAATGATGATAATCAAGAAAAAGAAGATTAA
- the groES gene encoding co-chaperone GroES: MLKPLGNRVIIKRVESEQTTKSGIVLTDKAKEKSNEGKVISVGPGRLLDNGERVTPEVKEGDIVVFEQYAGSEVQVGEEKYLVINEEEVLAIVQ; this comes from the coding sequence ATGCTAAAACCATTAGGAAATCGCGTGATTATTAAAAGAGTCGAAAGTGAACAAACAACTAAGAGCGGTATTGTATTAACTGATAAAGCTAAAGAGAAATCAAATGAAGGTAAAGTAATCTCTGTTGGACCAGGTAGATTATTAGATAATGGTGAGCGAGTAACTCCAGAGGTCAAAGAAGGAGACATAGTAGTGTTTGAACAATACGCTGGCAGTGAAGTGCAAGTAGGAGAAGAGAAATATCTTGTAATTAACGAAGAAGAAGTTCTTGCAATCGTTCAATAA
- a CDS encoding aminotransferase class I/II-fold pyridoxal phosphate-dependent enzyme, which produces MNPLALDLNEQLTQSNPVILDMLSDLGKHMFYPKGILSQSAEAKTTKYNATIGMATDDNGKLYSQTIYDLYQHLDPDEIFPYAPPQGIEELRGLWEEKILQENTDLTQKQISRPVVTNALTHGLSLLADLFVNSGDTVLLPKQNWGNYKLIFNTRHGAELQTYSIFDEDNHYTTDGFVNALKNYKNDKVILLLNYPNNPTGYTPTAEEVKSLTEAIKELAERGTKVIAIIDDAYFGLFYEDVYTQSIFSALTQIDSPNILPARLDGATKEFFAWGLRVGFITFGIQDEMTKAVLEAKVKGLIRSNISSGPMPSQSAVKYVLQPEHREQFDKDVQKHINTLKERYEVTKSVVYDEKYKDAWKTYDFNSGYFMAIQVNGVNAETLRKHLIEKYSIGTIALNDTDIRVAFSCIEKDDIPHVFDSIAKGIADLKA; this is translated from the coding sequence ATGAACCCATTAGCACTAGACTTAAATGAGCAACTGACTCAATCCAATCCTGTCATTTTGGATATGCTTTCTGATTTAGGAAAACACATGTTTTATCCCAAAGGTATTTTATCTCAATCAGCAGAAGCAAAAACTACTAAGTACAATGCGACAATTGGTATGGCTACCGATGATAACGGAAAACTTTATTCTCAAACTATCTATGATTTATATCAACATCTTGATCCAGATGAAATTTTTCCATATGCACCGCCTCAAGGTATTGAAGAATTACGTGGTCTTTGGGAAGAGAAGATTCTACAAGAGAATACTGATTTAACACAAAAGCAGATTTCCAGACCTGTCGTAACTAATGCATTAACACATGGATTATCTTTATTAGCAGATTTATTTGTTAATTCAGGAGACACTGTATTATTACCTAAACAAAATTGGGGAAACTATAAATTAATTTTCAATACACGTCACGGTGCCGAATTACAAACTTATTCAATTTTCGATGAAGATAATCATTATACGACTGATGGGTTCGTAAATGCACTTAAGAACTACAAAAATGATAAAGTGATTTTATTATTAAATTATCCTAACAACCCAACTGGATATACACCTACTGCTGAAGAAGTTAAGTCACTCACTGAAGCAATTAAAGAGCTTGCAGAACGCGGAACTAAAGTTATTGCTATTATAGATGATGCATATTTCGGTCTTTTCTATGAAGATGTTTATACTCAATCTATTTTCTCGGCTTTAACACAAATCGACTCACCTAATATCTTGCCTGCTAGATTAGATGGAGCCACTAAAGAGTTCTTCGCATGGGGATTACGTGTCGGCTTTATCACTTTCGGAATTCAAGATGAGATGACGAAAGCGGTACTTGAAGCTAAAGTGAAAGGTTTAATTCGTAGCAATATTTCTAGCGGACCAATGCCTTCACAAAGTGCTGTCAAATATGTGTTGCAACCTGAACATCGCGAACAATTTGATAAAGATGTCCAAAAACACATAAATACACTTAAAGAACGTTATGAAGTTACTAAATCAGTTGTGTATGATGAAAAATACAAAGATGCTTGGAAAACGTATGATTTCAATTCTGGCTATTTTATGGCCATTCAAGTTAATGGCGTCAATGCCGAAACATTACGTAAGCACCTTATTGAAAAATACTCAATTGGTACAATTGCTTTAAATGATACTGACATCCGCGTCGCATTCAGCTGTATCGAAAAAGATGATATCCCACATGTTTTCGATTCAATTGCCAAAGGTATTGCGGACTTGAAAGCTTAA
- the pmtR gene encoding PSM export ABC transporter transcriptional regulator PmtR, translated as MKILLNNNSEYPIYEQIKQQIKENILKGYISPGEHLPSMRELAKDLSVSLITTKRAYEDLEKDGFVTTVRGRGTFVKEQDNAILKEKQFIVIEDLTKSLVKEAKTIGMSLDELTEILSLIYEEERE; from the coding sequence ATGAAAATACTGCTTAATAATAATAGTGAATATCCGATTTATGAACAAATCAAGCAGCAAATCAAAGAGAATATTCTTAAAGGCTACATTTCACCTGGCGAACATCTTCCATCTATGAGAGAACTGGCAAAGGATTTAAGTGTGAGTTTAATTACAACTAAACGTGCTTACGAAGATCTGGAAAAAGATGGATTTGTGACCACTGTGAGAGGGAGAGGCACTTTTGTCAAAGAACAAGATAACGCGATATTGAAGGAAAAACAATTTATAGTGATTGAAGATTTGACTAAGTCATTAGTCAAAGAAGCAAAGACAATTGGCATGTCGCTTGATGAACTGACTGAAATTTTATCGCTGATTTATGAGGAGGAAAGAGAATGA
- a CDS encoding delta-lysin family phenol-soluble modulin (Members of this family are produced with retention of the N-formyl-methionine at the N-terminus.), with protein MAGDIVGTIGDFVKLIIETVNKFTKK; from the coding sequence ATGGCAGGCGATATCGTAGGTACAATCGGTGATTTCGTAAAATTAATTATCGAAACAGTAAACAAATTCACTAAAAAATAA
- the groL gene encoding chaperonin GroEL (60 kDa chaperone family; promotes refolding of misfolded polypeptides especially under stressful conditions; forms two stacked rings of heptamers to form a barrel-shaped 14mer; ends can be capped by GroES; misfolded proteins enter the barrel where they are refolded when GroES binds): MAKEIKFSEDARQSMLRGVDQLANAVKVTIGPKGRNVVLDKEYGAPLITNDGVTIAKEIELEDPYENMGAKLVQEVANKTNEIAGDGTTTATVLAQAMIQEGLKNVTSGANPVGLRKGIDKAVTEAVKALHDQSQKVENKNEIAQVGAISAADEEIGQYISEAMDKVGNDGVISIEESNGFNTELEVVEGMQFDRGYQSPYMVTDSEKMEADLERPYILVTDKKISSFQDILPLLEQIVQSNRPILIIADEVEGDALTNIVLNRMRGTFTAVAVKAPGFGDRRKSMLEDIAILTGAQFITDDLGYDLKDATVDMLGTANKVEVTKDNTTIVNGDGDKNSIDARVSQLKSQIEETNSDFDREKLQERLAKLTGGVAVIKVGAASETELKERKLRIEDALNSTRAAVEEGIVAGGGTALVNVYKQVADIEAEGDVETGINIVLKALEAPVRQIAENAGLEGSIIVEKLKHADPGVGYNAATNEWVNMLDAGIVDPTKVTRSALQNAASVAAMFLTTEAVVAKLPEENNDAGGPAMGGMPGMM, from the coding sequence ATGGCTAAAGAAATCAAATTTTCTGAAGACGCACGTCAATCAATGCTTCGCGGAGTAGATCAACTTGCGAATGCGGTTAAAGTTACAATCGGACCTAAAGGACGCAATGTCGTTCTAGACAAAGAATACGGCGCACCTTTAATTACAAATGACGGTGTCACTATTGCTAAAGAAATCGAACTTGAAGATCCATATGAAAATATGGGAGCTAAATTAGTTCAAGAAGTTGCAAATAAAACAAATGAAATTGCTGGTGACGGTACAACTACAGCAACGGTATTAGCACAAGCTATGATTCAAGAAGGTTTAAAAAACGTAACAAGCGGAGCTAATCCGGTAGGTTTACGTAAAGGTATTGATAAAGCAGTAACAGAAGCGGTTAAAGCTTTACATGATCAATCTCAAAAAGTTGAAAATAAAAATGAAATTGCGCAAGTTGGTGCAATCTCAGCTGCAGATGAAGAAATCGGTCAATACATTTCTGAAGCTATGGATAAAGTAGGCAATGATGGCGTTATCAGTATTGAGGAATCTAATGGTTTCAATACAGAATTAGAAGTGGTAGAAGGTATGCAATTTGACCGTGGCTATCAATCACCTTATATGGTGACAGATTCTGAAAAAATGGAAGCAGATTTAGAACGTCCTTATATTTTGGTTACAGATAAGAAAATTAGTTCATTCCAAGATATTCTTCCTTTATTAGAACAAATTGTTCAATCTAATCGTCCTATTTTAATTATTGCGGACGAAGTTGAAGGTGACGCTTTAACAAATATCGTGTTAAACCGTATGCGCGGTACATTCACTGCAGTAGCAGTCAAAGCACCAGGTTTCGGCGACCGTCGTAAATCTATGCTTGAAGATATTGCTATCTTAACAGGTGCACAATTTATTACTGATGATTTAGGCTATGACTTGAAAGATGCAACTGTTGATATGTTAGGTACTGCTAACAAAGTTGAGGTTACTAAAGATAACACTACAATTGTTAACGGTGACGGAGACAAAAATTCAATTGATGCACGAGTATCACAATTAAAATCACAAATTGAAGAAACTAACTCTGATTTCGACCGTGAAAAATTACAAGAACGTTTAGCTAAATTAACAGGCGGTGTTGCTGTAATCAAAGTAGGGGCTGCTAGTGAGACAGAATTGAAAGAACGTAAACTTCGTATAGAAGATGCATTAAACTCAACACGTGCAGCTGTTGAAGAAGGTATCGTAGCTGGAGGCGGTACTGCATTAGTGAATGTTTATAAACAAGTAGCTGACATTGAAGCGGAAGGCGATGTTGAAACAGGTATCAATATCGTATTGAAAGCTCTTGAAGCACCAGTTCGTCAAATTGCTGAAAATGCTGGTTTAGAAGGTTCAATTATTGTTGAAAAACTTAAACATGCTGATCCAGGTGTAGGCTATAATGCCGCAACAAATGAATGGGTAAATATGTTAGATGCAGGTATCGTAGATCCTACTAAAGTAACACGCTCAGCATTGCAAAACGCAGCAAGTGTAGCCGCAATGTTCTTAACTACAGAAGCAGTAGTAGCAAAACTTCCTGAAGAAAATAATGATGCAGGCGGCCCAGCAATGGGCGGAATGCCTGGTATGATGTAA
- the mroQ gene encoding intramembrane glutamic endopeptidase MroQ, translating into MSRLWFSILTLIVYACALFGVQGFYSAGVYKGLQGKSLMLATSYTQVGLMVVAAILILWMNNHVKNPTHLDLANDKVKKRFVIPWALVGLIVVLVYQVIASLINQFVFKVDQPSPNTTGIMKMIQEAPIFIILVTIAGPLLEEFVFRKVIFGNIYEILKGNKVVRFIIAATVSSALFATAHNDPSFIIVYFGMGFILSGFYIYTKRIAVPICIHILMNSYVVIIQFLFADKIKEMQESMQMILHIFLT; encoded by the coding sequence ATGTCACGATTATGGTTTTCAATACTTACCCTAATCGTATATGCTTGTGCATTATTCGGAGTTCAAGGTTTTTACAGTGCAGGTGTATACAAGGGACTGCAAGGCAAATCCTTAATGCTTGCTACATCCTATACGCAAGTTGGTTTAATGGTTGTCGCCGCAATTTTAATATTATGGATGAATAACCACGTAAAAAATCCTACACATCTCGATTTGGCCAACGATAAAGTAAAGAAACGTTTCGTTATACCGTGGGCCCTCGTAGGATTAATCGTCGTATTGGTTTATCAAGTGATTGCATCATTGATTAACCAATTTGTTTTTAAAGTGGATCAACCGAGTCCCAATACTACTGGCATCATGAAAATGATTCAAGAAGCTCCGATTTTCATTATTCTAGTGACTATTGCAGGTCCTCTTCTAGAAGAATTCGTTTTCCGAAAAGTTATTTTCGGAAATATCTACGAAATACTGAAAGGTAATAAAGTGGTTCGTTTTATCATTGCCGCTACGGTAAGTTCGGCCTTATTTGCTACGGCGCATAACGATCCGTCATTTATTATTGTTTACTTCGGTATGGGCTTTATTTTATCCGGATTTTATATTTATACTAAACGCATTGCTGTGCCAATATGTATTCACATTCTGATGAACAGCTATGTTGTGATTATACAATTCTTGTTTGCCGATAAAATAAAAGAAATGCAAGAATCTATGCAGATGATTCTACATATTTTTCTTACTTAA
- a CDS encoding accessory gene regulator AgrB, whose protein sequence is MQKALERRIDAWAQALQKRNNLDRIAYLKIKLGLEVFFNNLFKTIVVYGLALLFHVFLYTLTVHLSYFIIRHYAHGAHAKSKLACYIESIILFVIFPWILISIDIPPIFMTVMAAVAFILICIYAPSATLKQPIPDHMKKKKKIMAISITVILLIGSFFIPQPFNELVQLGIVLIGAAQLPIFFPKQSKG, encoded by the coding sequence ATGCAAAAGGCTTTAGAAAGACGTATAGATGCTTGGGCGCAAGCCTTGCAAAAAAGAAATAATTTAGATCGAATTGCTTACTTAAAAATCAAATTAGGTCTTGAAGTTTTCTTTAATAATCTTTTTAAAACGATAGTTGTTTATGGACTTGCTCTTCTATTCCATGTTTTCTTATACACTTTAACTGTTCATTTAAGCTATTTCATTATTAGGCACTATGCACATGGCGCGCATGCGAAATCAAAACTTGCATGTTATATAGAAAGTATTATCTTATTTGTAATTTTTCCGTGGATATTGATTTCTATCGATATACCACCAATTTTTATGACAGTAATGGCAGCGGTTGCATTTATATTGATATGTATCTATGCTCCATCTGCGACGCTTAAACAGCCTATTCCAGATCACATGAAGAAAAAGAAAAAAATTATGGCTATTAGTATAACTGTTATTTTGCTCATTGGTTCGTTCTTTATCCCACAACCTTTTAATGAGCTTGTACAGTTAGGTATCGTTTTAATTGGTGCTGCACAATTGCCTATCTTTTTTCCAAAACAATCGAAAGGATGA